AGAAGATACTTTAACGTTGGATTTTGATAGAAGAAAGAAATCTGGTCTATTCCATCTAGAAAGAGTAAAAAGTCTCGGTTCCTATATGAAATGTTTACGATTAATAAACTATTACATACAGCGCAATAAGTTTCCCTTTCAATCTTTACAGTTATCTGGTGGAACATTAAATTTAAAGGGGCATCTCCAACAAATTGGGGAAGAGATTGAATCCTACAAAGAACTGAGAGATATTTGTACTCAAATTGGAATAAGTGAAAATTATATATTTGATGATAAGGAAGATTTCCCTTCCCTATTCAATGCTATAATCAATATCTTTAAAAATAAACAATATAGCTTACTAAATATTCATCAAGAAAAACTAGAAAAAACGGAGATGATCAATATTGAACTTTCCAAATATGTGAAACTAGCATTAGTGTATGCAGATGGATGTTTCCTTAACCTTTATAGTGAAGAAGCGTTAAAAATAACGAGTAGATATTCGTCTATAACAGATGTAGCTAGTAATCACGGGCAGGATACTGTTGAACCTGTTATGTTATCTGATAATCGGGAAAATCATGACCAAAAAGTAAGCATTTTCGCTTCTCGAAAAATTGAAGAAATGGTGAAAGATACAAACTTTGATTTTGACATAGTAAAATTATCTTTTGCCGATGAACATCATGATATACAAGCTGACTTAACAATTACTAGTTCTTTAGAATATATAGACTTTTACGATAAATCCCATGATGAAAGCTATTTAGAATTTGCTCTTGATCTAAACCAACGATACTTAGCTAAGTATCCAGAAGATGATATTGCAAA
The window above is part of the Priestia megaterium genome. Proteins encoded here:
- a CDS encoding DUF4365 domain-containing protein → MVTTKTPKKVAAKDLETDTTTLEQLAYYRILAPLKVRSLLSHLNSSEKKSISFDFKKMKNEDLDPLRHTFIEEVDKQQTRSTETSENKESTHYKVDLVNMQKKAFNLYEGMIHVYGIPDDGIKLPVEEVKIDELKIGKNEVVYMNSESTLVTYQIIETEKGFKVVIEDTLTLDFDRRKKSGLFHLERVKSLGSYMKCLRLINYYIQRNKFPFQSLQLSGGTLNLKGHLQQIGEEIESYKELRDICTQIGISENYIFDDKEDFPSLFNAIINIFKNKQYSLLNIHQEKLEKTEMINIELSKYVKLALVYADGCFLNLYSEEALKITSRYSSITDVASNHGQDTVEPVMLSDNRENHDQKVSIFASRKIEEMVKDTNFDFDIVKLSFADEHHDIQADLTITSSLEYIDFYDKSHDESYLEFALDLNQRYLAKYPEDDIAKVNIYIIKLKQGHALSEEEKNDLYNITERAEMNNEQTICFACEVLLKNKVKAKRIFATLTGEEKEEIMEFPIYRFYQNLE